A region from the Populus trichocarpa isolate Nisqually-1 chromosome 18, P.trichocarpa_v4.1, whole genome shotgun sequence genome encodes:
- the LOC7458392 gene encoding uncharacterized protein LOC7458392: MAAPSSQSRRSSGPVLRSLSPRGGLQTRYNNSLSSSSASAFASSTSSSFYSPPSTFFQNSHQRSASPTRVNLYSTSTLSPSFRFSIDRSISPNRSISVSKKNHSHPISAPKRTCMCSPTTHRGSFRCSLHKNTPSSANPAPFTPNRLNMRRSAMTNSLVRIGGVEGEWVKRALTALIRPSSHQQRRRGAFQPRPSRLSIISNADDEIC, encoded by the coding sequence atggCGGCCCCTTCTTCACAGTCGAGAAGATCAAGCGGTCCTGTCTTACGATCTCTATCACCCCGTGGAGGATTACAAACACGCTATAATAACAGCTTGTCTTCTTCATCAGCTTCTGCTTTTGCTTCCTCCACAAGTTCGAGTTTTTATTCTCCACCATCCACATTTTTTCAGAATTCTCATCAACGATCAGCGTCCCCGACTCGTGTCAATCTTTACTCAACATCTACTCTCTCGCCTTCTTTTCGTTTCTCTATTGACCGATCCATCTCTCCTAATCGCTCAATATCCGTTTCGAAAAAGAATCATAGCCATCCGATCTCGGCTCCGAAGAGAACCTGCATGTGCTCGCCTACAACTCATCGAGGCTCGTTTCGGTGTAGTCTGCATAAAAACACTCCGAGCTCGGCCAATCCGGCGCCGTTTACTCCAAACCGGTTGAATATGCGGCGGTCTGCGATGACGAATTCGCTGGTTAGAATCGGTGGCGTTGAAGGCGAGTGGGTGAAGAGAGCGTTGACGGCTTTGATCAGGCCTTCATCGCATCAGCAACGGAGGAGAGGCGCCTTCCAGCCGCGGCCTAGTCGGTTATCGATCATATCAAACGCCGATGATGAGATTTGTTGA